The following are encoded together in the Iodobacter fluviatilis genome:
- a CDS encoding serine hydrolase domain-containing protein, with protein MPKVDQAFEQKLQTGIDKILTQYEIPGLVLGARFPNGETVICCRGISNTQTQAKLTKNHQFRIGSLSKTFVATLILQFVDEGKISLTQAVGDILSPSLINNSGIDKKITVRQLLNHTSGLEDYINNGEFKDICLNQPEKIWEPEELLRYFNTSVTPPLLETHSQWRYSSSGYILLGLIIEKVTGEKFEQLLFNRITAPLGLQNTHFADNNACQKSLASGHDKQLNPLPNKDTSFTWAAGGLISTVEDLLTWQAAINDGRLLSQEMQKQRLDFIDLPAHVSLDQHIQAGLGIFNIEGHLGHVGDMLGHEAAILAHDDVQLVVLLNGETKHPAMVFGGSIFEAIFELI; from the coding sequence ATGCCTAAAGTAGACCAGGCGTTTGAACAAAAACTACAAACTGGCATAGACAAAATTCTTACACAATATGAAATACCTGGATTAGTACTCGGTGCGCGCTTTCCTAACGGAGAAACTGTCATCTGCTGCCGGGGTATCTCCAATACCCAAACACAAGCTAAGTTAACTAAAAATCATCAATTCAGGATCGGTAGCTTATCAAAAACTTTTGTCGCTACTCTTATCCTACAGTTTGTTGATGAGGGGAAGATCTCACTAACCCAAGCAGTCGGAGATATCTTAAGTCCTAGCTTGATCAACAACTCAGGCATAGATAAAAAGATCACTGTCAGACAATTACTTAACCACACCTCTGGGCTAGAGGATTATATTAATAATGGTGAGTTTAAAGACATTTGTCTAAATCAACCTGAAAAAATATGGGAACCTGAAGAACTGCTCCGCTATTTTAATACTTCAGTGACCCCACCTCTTCTTGAAACTCATTCACAATGGCGATATTCCAGCAGCGGTTATATTTTACTCGGGCTTATTATCGAAAAAGTCACCGGAGAAAAATTTGAACAGCTGCTTTTTAACCGTATCACTGCGCCACTTGGTTTACAAAACACTCATTTTGCAGATAATAATGCATGTCAGAAAAGCCTAGCATCAGGGCATGACAAGCAGCTAAATCCTTTACCCAATAAAGACACCAGCTTCACTTGGGCGGCCGGAGGATTAATTTCTACTGTTGAAGATCTGCTCACCTGGCAGGCAGCCATCAACGATGGGCGACTCTTGAGTCAAGAGATGCAAAAGCAGCGCTTGGATTTTATAGACTTACCCGCGCACGTGAGTTTGGATCAACATATCCAGGCTGGTTTGGGAATTTTCAACATTGAGGGGCATCTAGGGCACGTAGGAGATATGCTTGGACACGAAGCTGCCATATTAGCTCATGATGATGTTCAGCTGGTTGTTTTACTTAATGGTGAAACCAAACACCCAGCTATGGTATTTGGCGGATCGATATTTGAAGCTATTTTCGAGCTGATTTAG
- a CDS encoding type 1 glutamine amidotransferase domain-containing protein has protein sequence MKATGNKQKRVLLVMSSVDEMGVSGKHTGTWFTEVAAPYYILTEAGYEVVLASPHGGEAPIDLLSHKVPFTTEYTEQFLKDPVALYAARNTRKLRNIDYDGFDALFVPGGYGLLWDLASDSHLLKMIKEFHTGQRPIAMVCHAPAILRDVKKDNGEYLVKGVNLTGFKNAEDAEIELDKHLLFSLEDELKSRGANYLSKANWEPNVVIDGPLMTGQSPASAAPLAQALADRLKA, from the coding sequence ATGAAAGCAACTGGAAACAAACAAAAACGCGTTCTACTGGTAATGAGCTCAGTTGACGAAATGGGTGTCAGCGGTAAGCACACCGGCACTTGGTTCACTGAAGTCGCTGCACCATATTACATCCTGACTGAAGCAGGCTATGAAGTCGTCCTCGCTTCACCACACGGTGGTGAGGCTCCAATTGATTTGCTAAGCCATAAAGTGCCATTCACAACTGAATACACAGAACAATTCCTGAAGGATCCGGTTGCTCTGTATGCGGCAAGAAACACCCGTAAGCTACGCAATATTGACTACGACGGCTTTGATGCCTTGTTTGTACCTGGTGGTTATGGCTTGCTGTGGGATCTGGCTTCTGATTCTCATCTACTGAAGATGATCAAGGAATTCCATACAGGGCAGCGCCCTATCGCCATGGTTTGCCACGCGCCGGCTATTTTGCGAGATGTGAAGAAGGATAACGGCGAGTATTTAGTAAAAGGCGTTAATCTAACTGGTTTCAAAAATGCAGAAGATGCGGAAATTGAACTGGATAAACACCTGCTGTTTTCTTTAGAAGACGAGCTCAAAAGCCGCGGCGCTAACTATTTGAGTAAAGCAAATTGGGAGCCAAACGTGGTGATTGATGGCCCATTGATGACTGGCCAAAGCCCTGCTTCAGCAGCACCGCTGGCTCAAGCGCTAGCTGACCGTCTTAAAGCTTAA
- a CDS encoding RtcB family protein: MGNYVQTLSERVNLIAATDIWIEGDAIQQLQNTAKLLGMEYVSGMPDLHPGRGYPVGAAFFSAEHIYPALIGGDIGCGMALWQTELDARKVSISKMEKKIGNIDGALGEEWQAQIASHLPANIGFQKAIDTIGGVSLSEKKSGQKLSIHLTEPTLSQPSGLD, translated from the coding sequence ATGGGCAATTACGTTCAAACTTTGTCTGAGCGCGTCAACTTAATCGCGGCTACAGACATCTGGATCGAAGGCGATGCGATCCAACAACTTCAAAACACCGCCAAGTTACTCGGCATGGAATATGTCTCCGGCATGCCGGATTTGCATCCCGGTCGCGGCTATCCAGTTGGTGCGGCATTTTTTTCGGCAGAGCACATTTATCCTGCCTTAATTGGCGGTGATATTGGCTGCGGTATGGCGTTGTGGCAAACCGAACTGGATGCTAGAAAAGTCAGCATCAGCAAGATGGAAAAGAAAATCGGCAATATTGATGGCGCTTTGGGCGAAGAATGGCAGGCGCAAATTGCCAGCCATTTACCCGCCAATATTGGCTTTCAAAAAGCCATTGACACGATAGGCGGTGTTTCCCTATCTGAGAAAAAATCAGGCCAAAAATTGTCAATTCACCTAACTGAGCCGACTCTATCGCAACCAAGTGGACTAGATTGA
- a CDS encoding IS3 family transposase (programmed frameshift) — protein MKAARYSDSQIMAILKQAEAGSTVPDLCREHGMSSASFYKWRAKFGGMDVSMMTRMKELEDENKRLKKMYIEAQMQADIIKEAMFKKVVKPSQRREMAQWAVETKAVSIRAACASFAISTTCYRYVRKLDAENAQIADSLVQLTETHRNWGFGLCFLHLRNVKKKHWNHKQVYRIYCDLELNLRIKPKKRLERETPAPLAVPAAKNETWSMDFMHGQLADGRSIRLFNVIDDFNREGLGIEVDFSLPAERVIRSLNQIIEWRGKPKRIRSDNGPEYISHLLKNWAEQKSIELAYIQPSNPQQNAYIERYNRTVRYEWLTCDDFESLAEVQETATQWLWTYNNERSHMGLGGITPKQKLALHT, from the exons ATGAAAGCAGCACGTTATTCTGACAGCCAGATTATGGCGATTTTAAAGCAAGCGGAAGCCGGTTCAACCGTCCCCGATCTGTGCCGCGAGCACGGCATGAGTTCTGCCTCTTTCTACAAATGGCGCGCTAAGTTTGGCGGCATGGACGTCTCGATGATGACGCGGATGAAAGAGCTGGAGGACGAAAATAAGCGCCTTAAAAAGATGTATATCGAAGCCCAGATGCAAGCGGATATCATCAAGGAGGCCATGT TCAAAAAAGTGGTGAAGCCATCTCAGCGTCGTGAGATGGCTCAATGGGCCGTTGAAACCAAGGCCGTTTCTATTCGTGCAGCTTGCGCCAGCTTTGCGATTAGCACGACTTGCTATCGCTATGTTCGTAAGCTGGATGCAGAAAATGCCCAAATCGCTGACTCATTGGTTCAACTCACGGAAACACATCGCAACTGGGGCTTTGGCCTTTGTTTTTTGCATCTGCGAAACGTAAAGAAAAAGCACTGGAATCATAAACAGGTCTACAGGATTTACTGCGATTTAGAGTTAAATCTGCGGATTAAGCCTAAAAAGCGCTTAGAACGCGAAACGCCAGCGCCATTAGCAGTGCCAGCGGCAAAAAATGAAACATGGTCGATGGATTTTATGCACGGTCAATTAGCCGATGGCCGCAGCATTCGCTTATTTAATGTGATTGATGATTTTAATCGGGAAGGATTGGGCATTGAAGTCGATTTCTCTTTGCCAGCAGAGCGCGTCATACGCAGCCTGAATCAAATTATTGAATGGCGCGGCAAGCCAAAACGAATCAGGTCCGATAATGGCCCTGAATATATTAGTCACCTATTAAAAAATTGGGCAGAGCAAAAATCGATTGAATTGGCCTATATTCAGCCCAGTAACCCGCAGCAAAATGCATATATCGAGCGTTATAATCGAACTGTGCGTTATGAATGGCTAACTTGCGATGATTTTGAAAGCCTTGCTGAAGTACAAGAAACTGCGACACAATGGCTTTGGACATACAATAACGAACGCTCGCATATGGGATTGGGCGGCATCACCCCGAAACAAAAACTGGCATTACATACCTAG
- a CDS encoding methyl-accepting chemotaxis protein, which translates to MKLRTRIWIIVIAAFLGIIIVSVGSLFQLRQSMMQERRTQIIQLLDLAKAQLTHFQELETSGKLSREEAQSRAKEALAAQKAGSTYFYIRSMTDDTFVFHIDPKRMGKPDPGAKSPDGRTAIQVVRDGLAESKDGKAFYITDVARPGSEDKAVYPKLNGVIKFEPWGWIPGTGFYLDDIDRLFWNSALKMLVAGLVILAVMGMLALGTMRSILGQLGGEPQDAADIAQAIANGDLSKQIETQAGSDSLMGSMRSMQQGLHGMVQRFNQASSTLAHASQQLNKETEQISRGSQMTSEATSSTAAAIEEMTVSISHISSSARETEVNSQHAAELATEGEKMAQHAADEIRRVSGDIGTAAGLIRGLVERSREIDSMSAVIKEIADQTNLLALNAAIEAARAGEQGRGFAVVADEVRKLAERTSGATQDITRTIRAVQEDTDIAAGSMDVVQTQVALGVDLVEKAAAALREINSVTRATLDKIRDVANATQEQSQVSNSIAGNVERIAQMVEESDASVQAAHEQVGSLEELARELNQAAAKFRL; encoded by the coding sequence ATGAAACTAAGAACACGGATTTGGATTATTGTGATTGCCGCATTTTTGGGTATCATCATTGTGAGCGTTGGCAGTTTATTCCAGCTGCGTCAAAGCATGATGCAGGAGCGCCGTACGCAAATTATTCAGCTACTGGATTTAGCGAAAGCGCAATTGACGCATTTTCAAGAGTTAGAAACCAGCGGCAAGCTGAGCCGTGAGGAGGCGCAAAGTCGTGCGAAAGAGGCTTTGGCTGCGCAAAAAGCGGGCAGCACTTATTTCTATATTCGTAGCATGACGGATGATACTTTTGTCTTTCATATTGACCCTAAGCGTATGGGCAAGCCTGATCCGGGGGCAAAATCACCAGATGGCAGAACGGCCATACAGGTTGTTCGTGATGGCTTAGCTGAAAGTAAAGACGGTAAAGCGTTCTACATAACTGATGTTGCGCGGCCAGGAAGCGAGGATAAAGCGGTATATCCAAAACTAAATGGTGTGATTAAGTTTGAGCCTTGGGGATGGATTCCTGGTACTGGCTTTTATCTGGATGATATTGACCGCCTATTTTGGAATAGCGCATTAAAAATGCTGGTGGCAGGCTTGGTGATTCTTGCCGTGATGGGGATGCTGGCATTGGGTACGATGCGCAGTATTTTAGGGCAGTTAGGTGGGGAGCCCCAAGATGCGGCGGATATTGCACAGGCGATAGCGAATGGCGATTTATCCAAGCAAATTGAAACGCAGGCTGGTAGTGATAGTTTAATGGGCTCGATGCGCTCTATGCAGCAGGGTTTACACGGTATGGTTCAGCGTTTTAATCAGGCGTCGTCTACTTTGGCCCATGCGTCTCAGCAACTCAATAAAGAGACAGAGCAAATTAGCCGAGGCAGTCAGATGACTTCGGAGGCAACGTCTTCCACAGCTGCGGCAATCGAAGAAATGACGGTCAGTATTAGCCATATTTCATCTAGTGCTAGAGAAACAGAGGTTAATTCTCAGCATGCTGCAGAGCTAGCCACTGAAGGTGAAAAAATGGCGCAGCATGCAGCAGACGAGATTCGCCGTGTTTCTGGTGATATTGGCACTGCAGCGGGTCTGATTCGCGGCTTAGTTGAGCGCTCTCGCGAAATTGACAGCATGAGTGCGGTGATTAAAGAAATTGCTGATCAAACTAATTTATTGGCCCTAAATGCTGCCATTGAGGCCGCACGAGCTGGCGAGCAGGGTAGGGGGTTTGCTGTTGTGGCAGATGAGGTACGCAAACTAGCAGAGCGTACCAGCGGTGCCACACAAGACATTACTCGCACGATTCGTGCTGTGCAGGAGGATACGGATATTGCTGCAGGCTCAATGGACGTTGTGCAAACTCAGGTTGCATTGGGTGTTGATCTAGTAGAAAAAGCAGCTGCTGCCTTGCGTGAGATCAATAGTGTTACCCGAGCCACTTTAGATAAAATACGTGATGTGGCCAATGCAACTCAGGAGCAAAGCCAAGTGAGTAATAGTATTGCTGGCAATGTGGAGCGGATTGCTCAGATGGTGGAAGAGTCTGATGCTTCTGTACAAGCGGCCCATGAGCAGGTGGGTAGCCTTGAGGAGCTTGCCCGCGAGCTAAATCAAGCCGCGGCAAAATTTAGACTGTAG
- a CDS encoding TetR family transcriptional regulator has protein sequence MLDDVFQGKHGSYPAGTWLRSPHLSLHQPLVIRFVLFWSKQAIYPSLKNKSKNMKHFSELSAMAEHVVNAAESLIQERGYNGFSYDDIARIVGIKKPSIHHHFSTKSELVSVVAQRYTHRFRENLLQIEGQHAKAQDRLSAYATLFEETYKIDQHLCLCGMLGAEASSLPENIVLEVHRFFEVNLDWLTQIIEEGQRAGQLNKALFSRDIAETFLSSLEGAMIIGRGMRSTIGPAKIAQSLLSTLSLTAA, from the coding sequence GTGCTGGATGACGTTTTCCAAGGCAAGCATGGAAGCTACCCAGCGGGCACTTGGCTGCGCAGCCCGCATTTGAGTTTGCACCAACCGTTAGTGATCAGGTTTGTACTATTCTGGTCAAAACAGGCCATTTACCCATCGTTAAAGAATAAGAGTAAAAATATGAAGCATTTTTCAGAACTATCTGCCATGGCTGAACACGTTGTGAACGCCGCAGAAAGTTTAATCCAAGAACGTGGCTATAACGGTTTTTCATACGATGATATAGCACGTATCGTTGGCATAAAAAAACCTAGTATTCATCATCATTTTTCTACAAAAAGTGAGCTTGTCTCCGTCGTTGCACAGCGCTACACACATCGTTTCAGAGAGAATCTTCTGCAGATAGAGGGGCAGCACGCCAAGGCGCAAGATCGTTTATCTGCTTACGCAACACTCTTTGAAGAAACTTACAAAATAGACCAACACCTTTGTCTGTGTGGAATGCTTGGGGCGGAAGCTAGCTCATTACCTGAGAATATCGTGCTTGAAGTACATCGTTTTTTTGAAGTCAACCTCGATTGGTTAACTCAAATCATTGAAGAAGGGCAGCGGGCTGGTCAGCTAAACAAAGCACTCTTTTCAAGAGATATCGCTGAAACTTTTTTATCTTCCTTAGAAGGCGCAATGATCATCGGACGTGGCATGCGTTCCACAATTGGTCCAGCAAAAATTGCGCAAAGCTTGCTAAGTACTCTCTCTTTAACGGCAGCGTGA
- a CDS encoding DUF3800 domain-containing protein: protein MHICYIDEAGCPGYLPANNTEIQPVLIIAGLALPKEALDSISRQFIKIKQQYLYGETRPNSRHQDALNELKGADLRRAIRERLKPEADKAHKLAHQLLETLIAHGAELYGQVIIKVPDDKFNGTQLYAEAMMRIAKNYHQLLDKELSNGLIVADIIISSLLMPLALAKFGEQVPESKHKKEEDLQNFKRYEKRLKTLCRSGSSLVAVQSNHPDLAIKFL, encoded by the coding sequence ATGCATATCTGCTACATCGATGAAGCTGGTTGCCCAGGCTATTTGCCAGCAAACAACACCGAAATCCAACCCGTCCTCATCATCGCTGGCCTTGCTTTACCAAAAGAGGCTTTAGATTCGATTAGTCGGCAATTTATCAAAATCAAGCAACAGTATTTGTATGGCGAAACTAGGCCAAATTCTCGTCATCAAGACGCACTCAACGAGCTAAAAGGCGCAGATCTAAGGCGGGCAATTCGCGAAAGGCTTAAGCCAGAAGCGGATAAAGCACATAAGCTAGCCCACCAACTATTGGAAACCTTGATCGCCCACGGCGCAGAACTGTATGGCCAAGTCATCATCAAAGTACCAGATGATAAGTTTAATGGTACTCAGCTCTACGCTGAAGCGATGATGCGAATCGCTAAGAACTATCATCAACTCCTAGATAAAGAATTGAGCAATGGCCTGATCGTGGCGGATATTATTATCTCTTCATTGTTGATGCCTTTGGCTCTCGCAAAATTCGGCGAACAAGTCCCAGAGAGCAAGCACAAGAAAGAAGAAGATTTACAGAATTTCAAACGTTATGAAAAAAGGCTGAAAACGCTTTGCCGTAGCGGCTCTAGCCTTGTCGCGGTACAAAGCAATCACCCCGACCTAGCGATTAAATTTTTGTAA
- a CDS encoding MFS transporter — translation MNTSLSDKDARRNFKYMWLGQFISQFGSQITSIVLIFWLKEQVGLASVMGLSAMLFSLFIAIFSPLGGALADIYCRKTIIISSDLLAGTASILLPLAFYFFPDQLYLLITLVLLMQLVLGAVLGLYDPAYSALLSNVVAKEQLPLANSIKNATIQGAVLIGQGIGLLLYSQFGIISILIANSLSFYLSALSESRIKLPQQEAKPVKATHTLSDSKKIIAGMKQGLMYISEKKSLKSLLLLIGGINFLIGPFVILLPFYVEQILSVPDYWYGYLIAAFGGGGLIGYLSLPFFKSRVQDWSALGRNSYLFFGFLLISLGVSKNIYLSLILFIACGSCFGLINTMIETAILTNTPDDKRGRVMSIYRVITRLSLPLGMVISGGLVDFYHFTIENIFIACGIAVLILSIQQFIQQKLKEVLAL, via the coding sequence TTGAACACATCATTATCGGATAAGGACGCTCGCCGTAATTTTAAATATATGTGGTTGGGCCAGTTCATCAGTCAGTTTGGTAGCCAAATTACATCAATAGTACTCATTTTTTGGTTAAAAGAGCAGGTAGGCTTGGCTTCAGTTATGGGACTATCAGCGATGTTATTTTCTCTTTTTATCGCCATTTTTTCTCCGCTAGGAGGAGCCCTTGCCGATATTTATTGCCGTAAGACCATCATAATATCCAGTGATTTACTCGCCGGGACAGCATCTATTTTATTGCCACTAGCTTTCTATTTCTTTCCTGATCAGCTCTATTTGCTTATTACATTAGTACTCTTGATGCAACTAGTGTTAGGTGCTGTTTTAGGTTTATATGATCCTGCTTACTCTGCATTACTGAGCAATGTGGTTGCAAAAGAGCAGCTTCCTCTTGCCAATTCCATCAAAAATGCCACTATTCAAGGCGCAGTATTAATTGGTCAGGGCATAGGATTATTACTCTATAGTCAATTTGGGATTATCTCTATCTTAATAGCTAATAGCCTGTCATTTTATCTTTCCGCCTTGAGTGAATCGCGAATAAAACTTCCTCAGCAGGAAGCTAAGCCCGTAAAAGCAACACACACTTTATCAGATTCAAAAAAAATCATCGCAGGCATGAAGCAAGGGTTGATGTATATCAGCGAAAAAAAATCTCTGAAATCTTTATTGTTACTCATTGGCGGGATCAACTTTCTTATTGGTCCTTTTGTTATCCTACTGCCTTTTTATGTTGAACAAATCTTATCCGTTCCAGACTATTGGTATGGATATTTAATCGCAGCTTTTGGTGGCGGAGGGTTAATCGGCTACCTATCTTTGCCTTTTTTTAAGTCCAGAGTACAAGACTGGTCTGCTTTGGGCCGTAACAGTTATCTATTTTTTGGTTTCTTACTTATTTCGCTCGGAGTAAGTAAAAATATTTATTTATCCTTAATATTATTCATTGCTTGTGGCAGCTGTTTTGGACTAATCAATACCATGATAGAAACAGCCATATTAACCAACACCCCAGATGATAAACGTGGTCGAGTAATGAGTATTTACCGCGTTATTACTCGCCTATCCTTACCTTTAGGTATGGTTATTTCAGGAGGGTTGGTCGATTTTTATCACTTTACTATTGAGAACATTTTTATCGCTTGTGGAATTGCGGTGCTGATACTGTCTATACAGCAATTTATCCAGCAAAAGCTCAAAGAGGTACTAGCGTTATAA